One part of the Mycolicibacterium aromaticivorans JS19b1 = JCM 16368 genome encodes these proteins:
- a CDS encoding 3-keto-5-aminohexanoate cleavage protein, with the protein MPSPVPPLPPAPYVKACINGARTPDQHAGLPVSPEQLAAAAVAAHAAGAMAVHLHPKTAAGVDSLEPETVGAAVSAVRHALPGLPLGVTTGFWALPDPQRRLRAVESWTVLPDFASVNWHEPGAQDLAELLLSRGIGVEAGIFHADAAESWASSPLAPHCLRVMIELPPDGDTATADDLLARIRRAESPAPVLLHGLDDSCWPLLAHAGLRGVQTRIGLEDTVLLPDGSPAPGNAELVAAAFDVLRTVSL; encoded by the coding sequence ATGCCCTCTCCGGTACCTCCCCTTCCCCCTGCCCCATATGTCAAAGCCTGCATCAACGGTGCTCGCACCCCCGACCAGCACGCCGGACTCCCGGTGTCACCGGAGCAACTGGCCGCCGCCGCCGTTGCCGCGCACGCTGCCGGAGCCATGGCGGTGCATCTGCACCCCAAGACCGCCGCCGGCGTCGACTCGCTCGAACCGGAGACGGTGGGCGCGGCGGTCAGCGCCGTCCGGCACGCCCTGCCGGGCCTGCCGCTGGGCGTGACGACAGGATTCTGGGCGCTGCCCGATCCGCAGCGGCGGTTACGCGCCGTCGAGTCCTGGACCGTGCTGCCCGACTTCGCCTCCGTCAACTGGCATGAGCCCGGCGCGCAGGATCTGGCGGAGCTGCTGCTGAGCCGGGGCATCGGCGTGGAGGCGGGCATCTTTCATGCCGACGCCGCCGAATCCTGGGCGAGTTCGCCCCTGGCCCCGCACTGCCTGCGGGTGATGATCGAACTCCCGCCCGACGGGGACACCGCGACCGCCGACGACCTGCTGGCGCGGATCCGCCGGGCCGAGTCGCCGGCGCCGGTGCTGCTGCACGGCCTGGACGACAGCTGCTGGCCACTGCTGGCCCACGCGGGACTGCGCGGCGTGCAGACCCGCATCGGGCTCGAGGACACCGTGCTGCTGCCGGACGGGTCACCGGCCCCGGGTAACGCCGAACTCGTCGCCGCCGCGTTCGACGTCCTGCGGACAGTCAGTCTGTAG
- a CDS encoding amidohydrolase family protein — MTVRYEAAIDCTAVDAIDFHTHVEVDASGHCAYDDELAEATGRYFKLGADYFTRVDDLAAHYRQHNTAAVVFTIDAHTVSGRRPNSVEELIEGTVRNNDVLIPFGSVDPWDSDAVRRVQELTGDYGVKGFKFHPSLQGFEPNDRRFYPIYESIAAAGVPALFHTGQTGLGSALPGGHGIKLRYSDPMLLDDVAADFPDLTVVMAHPAVPWVDSQIAIASHKANVYIDLSGWSPKYFPPQLVSALKRQLGTKALFGTDHPYIALDRWRQDFEALGIDPSVARKILKENALRVLRLA, encoded by the coding sequence GTGACCGTCAGGTACGAAGCCGCGATCGACTGCACGGCGGTCGACGCCATCGACTTCCACACCCATGTCGAGGTCGACGCGAGCGGCCACTGTGCCTACGACGACGAGCTGGCCGAGGCCACCGGGCGGTACTTCAAGCTCGGTGCCGACTACTTCACCCGCGTCGACGACCTCGCCGCGCACTACCGGCAGCACAACACCGCCGCGGTGGTGTTCACCATCGACGCCCACACGGTGTCGGGGCGCCGGCCCAACTCGGTCGAGGAACTGATCGAGGGGACGGTGCGCAACAACGACGTCCTGATCCCGTTCGGGTCGGTGGATCCGTGGGATTCCGACGCGGTGCGGCGGGTGCAGGAGCTGACCGGCGATTATGGGGTCAAGGGCTTCAAGTTCCACCCCAGCCTGCAGGGCTTCGAACCCAACGATCGCCGGTTCTATCCGATCTACGAGTCGATCGCCGCCGCGGGCGTGCCCGCGCTGTTTCACACCGGCCAGACCGGACTGGGGTCGGCGCTGCCCGGCGGGCACGGAATCAAGCTGCGCTACTCCGACCCGATGCTGCTCGACGATGTCGCCGCCGACTTCCCTGATCTCACGGTCGTGATGGCCCACCCGGCGGTGCCCTGGGTCGACTCGCAGATCGCGATCGCGTCGCACAAAGCCAACGTGTATATCGACCTGTCCGGGTGGTCGCCCAAATATTTCCCGCCGCAGCTCGTTTCGGCCCTGAAGCGGCAGCTCGGAACCAAGGCGCTGTTCGGCACCGATCACCCCTACATCGCGCTGGACCGCTGGCGGCAGGACTTCGAGGCGCTCGGCATCGACCCCTCGGTGGCGCGCAAGATCCTGAAGGAGAACGCCCTACGCGTGCTGCGACTGGCCTAG
- a CDS encoding HAD-IC family P-type ATPase: MTAAVATGLSADDVAARIAAGQTNDVPTRASRSVAEVVRANVFTRINAILGVLLLIVLSTGSLINGMFGLLIIANSGIGIIQELRAKKTLDNLAIVGQARPTVRRRTGTKPLPPNEVVLDDIIELGPGDQIVVDGELLEAANLEVDESLLTGEADPIAKHAGDTVMSGSFVVAGTGAYRATKVGREAYAAKLAEEASKFTLVKSELRSGINKILQFITYLLWPTGLLVIYTQLFTTDVGWRESVLRMVGALVPMVPEGLVLMTSIAFAVGVIRLGRRQCLVQELPAIEGLARVDVVCADKTGTLTENGMRLAEVTALGEDDHRVADVLAALAADDPKPNASMQAIAEAYPHPPGWTATAAAPFKSATKWSGVSYGEQGNWLIGAPDVLLDPDSPTAAQAEEIGARGMRVLLLGASDLPVDSPDAPGQVTPVALVVLEQRVRPDARDTLEYFASQHVSVKVISGDNAVSVGAVAGTLGLHGETLDARRLPTDIGALADAMATYTTFGRVRPDQKRAMVHALQSRDHTVAMTGDGVNDVLALKDADIGVAMGSGSPASRAVAQIVLLDNKFATLPYVVGEGRRVIGNIERVSNLFLTKTVYSVLLALLVGLAGLSHKLFGTPSLLYPFQPIHVTIAAWFTIGIPAFILSLAPNNERAHTGFVRRVMTSALPSGVVIGVMTYASYLIANHKTDATMTEQTQASTAALITLLMGAVWVLAVVARPYQWWRVALVVASGLAYVVIFAIPAARKAFMLDPSNLEITSTGLAMGLLAAGLVEVAWWVQGRVLGEPRMLWRTEPAVQD, translated from the coding sequence ATGACCGCCGCTGTCGCAACAGGCCTGTCCGCAGACGACGTCGCTGCCCGGATCGCCGCCGGCCAAACCAACGACGTCCCAACCCGCGCCTCGCGCAGTGTCGCGGAGGTGGTGCGGGCCAACGTGTTCACCCGCATCAACGCCATCCTCGGGGTGCTGCTGCTGATCGTGCTGTCCACCGGGTCGCTGATCAACGGGATGTTCGGGCTGCTCATCATCGCCAACAGCGGCATCGGCATCATCCAGGAACTACGCGCCAAGAAAACGCTGGACAACCTCGCTATCGTCGGGCAGGCCAGACCCACCGTGCGCCGCCGGACGGGCACAAAACCGTTGCCGCCCAACGAGGTGGTGCTCGACGACATCATCGAGCTCGGCCCGGGAGACCAGATCGTCGTCGACGGCGAACTGCTCGAGGCCGCCAACCTCGAGGTCGACGAGTCGCTGCTCACCGGCGAGGCGGACCCGATCGCCAAACACGCCGGCGACACCGTCATGTCGGGCAGCTTCGTGGTCGCCGGCACGGGCGCCTATCGCGCCACCAAGGTTGGCCGGGAAGCCTACGCCGCCAAGCTCGCCGAGGAGGCCAGCAAGTTCACCCTGGTCAAATCCGAATTGCGCAGCGGCATCAACAAGATCCTGCAGTTCATCACCTACCTGCTGTGGCCCACCGGGCTGCTGGTCATCTACACCCAGCTGTTCACGACGGACGTGGGCTGGCGGGAGTCGGTGCTGCGGATGGTCGGTGCCCTGGTGCCGATGGTTCCCGAGGGCCTGGTGTTGATGACGTCGATCGCGTTCGCGGTCGGGGTGATCCGGTTGGGGCGCAGGCAATGTCTGGTGCAGGAACTGCCCGCCATCGAAGGGCTGGCCCGCGTCGACGTGGTCTGCGCAGACAAGACCGGCACCCTGACCGAGAACGGCATGCGGCTGGCTGAGGTCACGGCGCTGGGCGAGGACGACCACCGGGTGGCCGACGTGCTGGCCGCACTGGCCGCCGACGACCCCAAGCCCAACGCCAGCATGCAGGCGATCGCCGAGGCCTATCCGCACCCGCCGGGCTGGACCGCGACGGCCGCAGCACCGTTCAAGTCCGCCACGAAGTGGAGCGGGGTCTCCTACGGCGAGCAGGGGAACTGGCTGATCGGTGCCCCCGACGTCCTGTTGGACCCCGACTCGCCGACCGCCGCGCAGGCCGAGGAGATCGGCGCCCGCGGCATGCGGGTATTACTGCTGGGCGCCAGTGATCTGCCGGTGGACAGTCCGGATGCGCCCGGACAGGTCACCCCGGTGGCGCTGGTGGTGCTCGAGCAGCGGGTCAGGCCCGACGCCCGGGATACCCTGGAATATTTTGCCTCGCAACATGTCTCGGTCAAGGTGATCTCGGGTGACAATGCCGTGTCGGTCGGGGCGGTGGCTGGGACGCTGGGCCTGCACGGCGAGACCCTGGACGCCCGCCGGCTGCCGACGGACATCGGCGCCTTGGCCGATGCGATGGCCACCTACACCACGTTCGGCCGGGTGCGTCCCGACCAGAAACGGGCCATGGTGCACGCCCTGCAGTCGCGCGACCACACCGTCGCGATGACCGGCGACGGCGTCAACGACGTGCTGGCGCTCAAGGATGCCGACATCGGGGTGGCGATGGGCTCGGGCTCCCCGGCTTCGCGCGCGGTGGCGCAGATCGTGCTGCTGGACAACAAGTTCGCGACCCTGCCATATGTGGTCGGCGAGGGTAGGCGCGTCATCGGAAACATCGAGCGGGTCTCCAACCTGTTCCTCACCAAGACCGTCTACTCGGTCCTGCTCGCCCTGCTGGTGGGGTTGGCCGGGTTGTCCCACAAGCTGTTCGGCACGCCCTCGCTGCTCTACCCGTTTCAGCCGATCCACGTGACGATCGCGGCGTGGTTCACCATCGGCATCCCGGCCTTCATCCTTTCTCTGGCGCCCAACAACGAACGCGCTCACACCGGGTTCGTGCGGCGCGTGATGACCTCGGCACTGCCGTCTGGGGTGGTGATCGGCGTGATGACCTACGCGTCCTACCTGATCGCCAATCACAAGACCGACGCGACTATGACCGAGCAAACCCAGGCCTCGACCGCCGCGCTGATCACCCTGCTGATGGGGGCGGTCTGGGTGCTCGCGGTGGTAGCCCGGCCCTACCAGTGGTGGCGGGTGGCGCTGGTGGTCGCCTCTGGGCTGGCCTACGTGGTGATCTTCGCCATACCAGCGGCACGTAAGGCGTTCATGCTCGATCCCTCCAACCTGGAGATCACCTCGACCGGCCTGGCGATGGGTTTGCTCGCCGCCGGTCTGGTCGAGGTGGCCTGGTGGGTGCAGGGCAGGGTGCTGGGTGAACCGCGGATGTTGTGGCGGACCGAGCCCGCGGTGCAAGATTGA
- a CDS encoding NAD-binding protein codes for MRGHTIVCGDDALGLRIIDELNNAGVSVAISQAPEDLEGAGIATADAVICADDDDALNLEIALLARQANPRARIVARLSNAVLREAMADGNGPGAILDVADLAAPSVVEALLKRTTHTISVAGVDFVVTGTTARRDGSLREIFGDLAPVAVIRGDGSDNPGEVIACPGRDVQVREGDWTAMIGTADELAERGIEVAKPIPASPRARPLSVRISDAVRAFADDLNPMFYRALAASAALLAGSTIMLRLAYAKPGMSWVDALYFSAETIATVGYGDFNFLQQPTWLRLWGVVMMFAGVATTAIVVAFVADVLLSHRISQAANKQKVRHLQRHVVVVGLGSFGIGVVAVLKAAGHDVAVIERDEDNRYLSAAAELGVPVIFGDATLRQTLEAARIGDARAVAVLTQDDVVNIETGIVVREMLGPRALPEIQRPDVPIVLRIYDRALGSAVGTRFKFEYVRSTVDLATPWFIGEAMGLDVLGTFSVGQRSFMVGAVQVQPGSELDGIRMFELSTHTRVISIDRAGAPLRLHPRRDTQLIAGDTAYLVGPYRELLATLRKGQQASRPETINGPISTG; via the coding sequence ATGCGTGGCCACACCATCGTCTGCGGCGACGACGCGCTCGGGTTGCGGATCATCGACGAACTCAACAACGCCGGGGTCAGTGTCGCGATCTCGCAGGCGCCCGAGGATCTCGAGGGAGCCGGGATCGCCACCGCCGACGCGGTGATCTGCGCCGACGACGACGATGCGCTCAATCTGGAGATCGCACTGCTCGCACGGCAGGCCAACCCGAGGGCGCGAATCGTGGCTCGACTGTCCAACGCGGTGCTGCGCGAGGCCATGGCCGACGGCAACGGGCCGGGAGCCATCCTCGACGTCGCGGACCTGGCGGCGCCGTCCGTGGTCGAAGCGCTTTTGAAGCGGACCACCCACACCATCTCGGTGGCCGGGGTGGACTTCGTCGTCACCGGCACCACCGCGCGGCGGGACGGCAGCTTGAGGGAGATCTTCGGCGACCTCGCCCCGGTCGCGGTGATCCGCGGCGACGGGTCGGACAATCCCGGCGAGGTCATCGCGTGTCCCGGCCGCGACGTGCAGGTGCGCGAAGGTGACTGGACGGCGATGATCGGCACCGCCGACGAACTCGCCGAGCGGGGTATCGAGGTCGCCAAGCCGATACCCGCATCGCCGCGGGCACGCCCGCTGTCCGTCCGGATATCGGATGCGGTTCGAGCGTTTGCCGACGACCTGAACCCGATGTTCTACCGCGCGCTGGCGGCATCGGCCGCATTGCTGGCCGGTTCGACGATCATGCTCCGCCTGGCCTACGCCAAGCCGGGGATGAGCTGGGTGGACGCGCTGTACTTCTCCGCCGAGACCATCGCAACCGTCGGGTACGGGGATTTCAACTTTCTCCAGCAGCCCACCTGGCTGCGGCTGTGGGGTGTCGTGATGATGTTCGCCGGGGTCGCCACCACGGCAATTGTCGTCGCGTTCGTCGCCGATGTGCTTCTGTCGCACCGCATTTCGCAGGCTGCCAACAAGCAGAAAGTGCGTCATCTCCAGCGTCACGTCGTGGTGGTGGGCCTCGGGTCGTTCGGGATCGGGGTGGTGGCGGTGCTCAAGGCCGCCGGGCACGACGTCGCTGTGATCGAACGTGACGAGGACAACCGCTATCTGTCGGCGGCGGCCGAACTGGGTGTCCCGGTGATCTTCGGTGACGCCACTCTGCGCCAAACACTGGAGGCCGCCCGCATCGGCGACGCCCGCGCGGTCGCGGTGCTCACCCAGGACGACGTGGTCAACATCGAAACCGGCATCGTGGTGCGCGAGATGCTCGGTCCGCGAGCACTTCCCGAGATCCAGCGCCCTGACGTTCCGATCGTGCTGCGGATCTACGACCGGGCGCTCGGATCGGCGGTCGGCACGCGGTTCAAGTTCGAGTACGTCCGCTCGACCGTCGACCTGGCCACTCCGTGGTTCATCGGCGAGGCGATGGGTCTCGATGTGCTGGGGACGTTCTCGGTCGGTCAACGATCGTTCATGGTGGGTGCGGTGCAGGTACAGCCCGGCAGCGAGCTGGATGGAATCAGGATGTTCGAGTTGTCGACGCACACCCGGGTCATCTCCATCGACCGGGCGGGGGCCCCGCTGCGGTTGCATCCGCGCCGCGACACCCAGCTGATCGCCGGCGACACCGCCTACCTCGTCGGCCCGTACCGGGAACTGCTCGCCACCCTCCGCAAGGGGCAACAGGCGTCACGCCCGGAGACGATCAACGGGCCGATATCGACAGGTTGA
- a CDS encoding MBL fold metallo-hydrolase: MLRAALRLAAGTASLAGGGWLLRALNDAPASLGAGPAEIRPVADASPNYREGVFHNLEPASALRLDSEESRLVLFDMLSSRSASRPAGTVPLVAPAATESEPLAVSWLGHSTALLEIDGYRVLTDPVWSERCSPSRTVGPQRLHPVPAPLEALPALDAVVISHDHYDHLDMDTVLGLVRTQRAPFVVPLGVGAHLRQWRVPPERIIELDWNADVRIGDLTLVCTPARHFSGRFLSRNTTLWASWAIIGPQHRAYFGGDTGYTRSFCDIGAEHGPFDLTLMPIGAYNKSWPDIHMNPEEAVRAHRDVTDAGLLVPIHWCTFRLAPHPWAEPVERMLAAADDAGVQAAVPRPGGRVVAGAAEAIDKWWQL, translated from the coding sequence GTGCTGAGGGCCGCTCTTCGGCTGGCCGCCGGGACCGCATCGCTGGCAGGCGGCGGGTGGCTGCTGCGCGCCCTGAACGACGCCCCCGCGTCGCTGGGGGCCGGGCCCGCCGAGATCCGGCCGGTCGCCGACGCCTCGCCTAACTACCGCGAAGGGGTGTTCCACAATCTGGAGCCGGCCTCCGCGCTGCGGCTGGACTCCGAGGAGAGCCGCCTCGTCCTGTTCGACATGTTGTCCTCCCGCTCGGCCAGCCGCCCCGCCGGCACCGTGCCGCTGGTCGCGCCGGCGGCCACCGAGTCCGAACCGCTGGCGGTCAGCTGGCTGGGCCATTCGACGGCACTGCTGGAGATCGACGGCTACCGGGTGCTCACCGATCCGGTGTGGAGTGAGCGGTGCTCGCCCTCGCGCACCGTCGGGCCCCAGCGGCTGCATCCGGTGCCCGCCCCGCTGGAGGCGCTCCCCGCGCTGGATGCGGTCGTGATCAGCCACGACCACTACGACCATCTCGACATGGACACCGTGCTCGGACTGGTCCGCACCCAGCGGGCGCCGTTCGTCGTGCCGCTCGGCGTCGGCGCCCACCTGCGGCAGTGGCGTGTCCCGCCGGAGCGCATCATCGAACTCGACTGGAACGCCGACGTCCGCATCGGGGACCTCACCCTGGTGTGCACGCCCGCGCGGCACTTCTCCGGCCGGTTCCTGTCCCGCAACACCACGCTGTGGGCGTCATGGGCGATCATCGGCCCGCAGCACCGCGCCTACTTCGGCGGCGACACCGGCTACACCCGCAGCTTCTGCGACATCGGCGCCGAGCACGGCCCCTTCGACCTCACGTTGATGCCCATCGGGGCGTACAACAAGTCCTGGCCGGACATCCACATGAACCCGGAGGAGGCGGTGCGCGCCCACCGCGATGTCACCGATGCCGGGCTACTGGTCCCGATCCACTGGTGCACGTTCCGGCTGGCTCCCCATCCGTGGGCCGAGCCGGTCGAGCGGATGCTGGCGGCCGCCGACGATGCCGGCGTGCAGGCAGCGGTGCCGAGGCCCGGTGGCCGGGTCGTCGCGGGCGCGGCGGAAGCAATAGACAAGTGGTGGCAACTGTGA
- a CDS encoding response regulator → MLKVFLVDDHEVVRRGLADLLGADPELTVVGEAATVAEALTRIPAAAPDVAVLDVRLPDGSGIDLCRDLLAADDDLRCLILTAFTDEQSMLDAILAGASGYVVKDIRGMALAEAIKTVGSGKSLLDNRAAAALMSRLRRATEQDERLRDLSSTERTLLQLLGEGLTNREIGQRMFLAEKTVKNYVSRLLLKLGFAGRTQAALFAAENLGRHEAGPVVAP, encoded by the coding sequence GTGCTCAAGGTGTTCCTGGTCGACGACCACGAAGTCGTGCGCCGCGGTTTGGCGGACCTTCTCGGCGCCGATCCCGAACTGACGGTGGTCGGCGAGGCTGCGACCGTGGCCGAGGCACTGACCCGCATTCCAGCCGCCGCGCCCGACGTCGCGGTGCTCGACGTCCGGTTGCCCGACGGCAGCGGGATCGACCTGTGCCGGGATCTGCTGGCCGCCGACGACGACCTGCGCTGCCTCATCCTGACGGCATTCACCGACGAGCAGTCCATGCTCGACGCGATCCTGGCCGGCGCCAGCGGCTACGTGGTCAAAGACATCCGCGGGATGGCTCTGGCCGAAGCGATCAAGACCGTCGGAAGCGGAAAGTCGTTGTTGGACAACCGCGCCGCAGCCGCCCTGATGTCACGTCTGCGCCGGGCCACCGAGCAGGACGAGCGATTACGGGACTTGTCGTCCACCGAACGCACACTGCTGCAACTGTTGGGCGAAGGCCTGACCAACCGGGAGATCGGCCAGCGGATGTTCCTGGCCGAGAAGACGGTGAAGAACTACGTGTCGCGGCTGCTGCTCAAGCTGGGCTTCGCCGGGCGCACCCAGGCCGCGCTGTTCGCTGCCGAGAATCTGGGCCGCCACGAGGCCGGCCCGGTGGTCGCGCCGTAG
- a CDS encoding three-helix bundle dimerization domain-containing protein, with translation MSGVERAEEQRQIDQVVSRLTESFPYVPDHIITETVDSTYRRFDDARIREFVPLFVERSCRATFVLQPAVEISV, from the coding sequence ATGTCCGGCGTGGAACGTGCTGAAGAGCAGCGCCAGATCGATCAGGTGGTCAGCCGCCTGACCGAATCGTTCCCGTATGTACCGGACCACATCATCACCGAGACGGTGGACAGTACCTACCGCCGGTTCGACGACGCCAGGATCCGCGAGTTCGTGCCGCTGTTCGTCGAACGCTCCTGCCGAGCGACATTCGTCCTGCAGCCCGCCGTCGAGATCTCCGTCTGA
- a CDS encoding serine hydrolase, protein MTALAARAAIVALVAALTACSGTASKPETRPSLSDQPPPLVPAMALPDNAVDNAVAKLDGIAADLMKSAGIPGMAVAVVHGGKTVYAKGFGVKDATRSADDPSNKVDPDTVFQLASVSKPIGATVVAHQVSQNAVGWNTPVIDKLPWFALSDPAATRMVTVGDLYSHRSGLPDHAGDQLEDLGYDRRYILERLRQLPLAPFRISYAYTNFGLTAAAEAVAVAAGKSWEDLSDEVLYRPLGMASTSSRFADYEARTDKAVGHIRIDGAYKPLYKRDADPEAPAGGVSSSVNDLTHWLTMMLAGGKYNGRQIVDPAALLPAVSPQIVSNPPTEPAMRSGFYGYGFNVGTTSAARVQLSHSGAFDLGAATNFVIIPSADVAIVALTNATPTGIPETLTAEFADLVQFGEVRQDWRALYAHAFADMDKPFGTLAGKTPPANPAPAQPAARYVGTYRNDYWGAAVVAEKDGKLTLSLGPRPDTLELSHWDGDVFTFAFPSENFPPGSISTATFDGDKLTLEYYDEDKMGTFFR, encoded by the coding sequence ATGACCGCTCTGGCAGCACGCGCCGCGATCGTCGCCCTGGTCGCCGCGCTCACCGCGTGTAGCGGCACGGCATCCAAGCCCGAGACGCGCCCGTCGCTGTCCGACCAGCCACCGCCGCTGGTGCCCGCCATGGCGCTGCCGGACAACGCCGTTGACAACGCCGTAGCCAAACTCGACGGCATCGCCGCCGACCTGATGAAGTCCGCCGGCATCCCCGGGATGGCGGTTGCGGTGGTGCACGGCGGTAAGACCGTGTACGCCAAAGGCTTTGGCGTCAAGGACGCTACCCGTTCCGCTGACGACCCCTCGAACAAGGTCGACCCGGACACGGTGTTCCAGCTCGCGTCGGTGTCCAAACCGATCGGCGCCACCGTCGTCGCCCATCAGGTCAGCCAGAACGCCGTCGGCTGGAACACCCCGGTGATCGACAAGTTGCCGTGGTTCGCGCTGTCGGACCCGGCCGCGACCAGGATGGTCACCGTCGGTGACCTGTATTCGCACCGCTCCGGATTGCCTGACCACGCCGGGGATCAGCTGGAGGACCTCGGCTACGACCGGCGCTACATCCTGGAACGCCTGCGTCAGCTTCCACTCGCGCCGTTCCGAATCTCCTACGCATACACAAACTTCGGGTTGACCGCAGCCGCCGAGGCGGTGGCAGTGGCGGCCGGCAAGTCCTGGGAGGACCTCAGCGACGAGGTGCTCTACCGGCCGCTGGGCATGGCGTCGACCAGCTCCCGGTTCGCCGACTACGAGGCCAGGACGGACAAGGCGGTCGGGCACATCCGCATCGACGGGGCCTACAAGCCGCTCTACAAGCGTGACGCCGACCCCGAAGCGCCCGCCGGTGGGGTGAGTTCCTCGGTGAACGACCTCACCCACTGGCTGACGATGATGCTGGCGGGAGGAAAATACAACGGTCGGCAGATCGTCGACCCCGCCGCGCTGCTGCCCGCGGTGTCCCCGCAGATCGTGTCGAACCCGCCGACGGAGCCGGCGATGCGCTCCGGCTTCTACGGGTACGGGTTCAACGTCGGCACCACGTCAGCGGCGCGAGTGCAGCTGAGCCATTCCGGGGCGTTCGACCTCGGCGCCGCAACCAACTTCGTGATCATCCCATCAGCCGACGTCGCGATCGTCGCACTGACCAACGCCACCCCGACGGGCATCCCGGAGACGCTGACCGCCGAATTCGCCGACCTCGTCCAGTTCGGCGAGGTGCGCCAGGACTGGCGCGCGCTGTACGCGCACGCGTTCGCCGACATGGACAAGCCGTTCGGCACGCTGGCAGGCAAGACACCGCCGGCCAACCCGGCCCCGGCCCAACCGGCCGCCAGGTATGTCGGCACCTATCGCAACGACTACTGGGGCGCGGCCGTGGTCGCCGAGAAGGATGGCAAGCTCACGCTGTCGTTGGGGCCGCGGCCGGACACCCTTGAACTCAGCCACTGGGACGGCGACGTCTTCACGTTCGCGTTCCCCTCTGAGAACTTCCCGCCCGGAAGCATTTCCACGGCGACCTTCGACGGCGACAAGCTGACCCTCGAGTACTACGACGAGGACAAGATGGGAACGTTCTTCCGATGA
- a CDS encoding enoyl-CoA hydratase gives MIGINRVGDVTTIELQRPERRNALNSELVDTLRETVEKAAAEDVRVIVLTGQGTVFCAGADLSGDVFAADFPDKAIALNKAIDAAPMPVIAAINGPAIGAGVQLAMVCDLRVVAPGAYFQFPIAKYGLALDNWSVRRLSSLVGYGRARGMLLGAERLDADTALMTGMANRLGDLADAQAWADEIAGLAPLSLQASKRVLNDDGAFEEQWPTHKELFDKAWGSQDVIEAQVARIEKRAAKFKGA, from the coding sequence ATGATCGGTATCAACCGCGTGGGGGATGTGACCACCATCGAGCTGCAGCGTCCGGAACGACGCAACGCGCTCAACTCCGAACTTGTCGACACGCTGCGGGAAACGGTCGAGAAGGCCGCAGCCGAGGATGTCCGTGTGATCGTGCTGACCGGCCAGGGCACCGTATTTTGTGCGGGCGCCGATCTGTCCGGAGACGTCTTCGCCGCCGATTTCCCCGACAAGGCCATCGCGCTGAACAAGGCGATAGACGCCGCGCCGATGCCCGTGATCGCGGCGATCAACGGGCCCGCGATCGGCGCGGGAGTGCAGCTGGCCATGGTCTGCGACCTGCGAGTGGTGGCTCCCGGAGCCTACTTCCAGTTCCCGATCGCGAAATATGGCCTGGCGCTTGATAACTGGAGCGTCCGACGGTTGTCGTCGCTGGTCGGGTACGGGCGGGCGCGCGGCATGCTGCTGGGCGCCGAGCGCCTCGACGCCGACACCGCGCTGATGACCGGGATGGCCAACCGCCTCGGTGATTTGGCCGACGCCCAGGCGTGGGCCGACGAGATCGCCGGGCTGGCGCCGCTGTCCCTGCAGGCGTCCAAGCGGGTGCTCAACGACGACGGGGCGTTCGAGGAGCAGTGGCCCACCCACAAGGAACTGTTCGACAAGGCGTGGGGCAGCCAGGACGTCATCGAGGCCCAGGTCGCGCGCATCGAGAAGCGCGCCGCCAAGTTCAAGGGCGCGTAG
- a CDS encoding antitoxin: MGFLDKALGKTKEVLGENADKVGQAIDKAGDMIDQKTQGKYSSTVDKVQDAAKNYVESNRTDKGDEPS, from the coding sequence ATGGGATTCCTCGACAAAGCCCTCGGCAAGACCAAGGAAGTCTTGGGTGAGAATGCCGACAAGGTGGGCCAGGCAATCGACAAAGCCGGCGACATGATCGACCAGAAGACGCAGGGCAAGTACTCCAGCACCGTCGACAAGGTGCAGGATGCCGCCAAGAACTACGTCGAGTCCAACCGCACCGACAAGGGCGACGAACCAAGCTGA
- a CDS encoding SRPBCC family protein encodes MAKLSVSVDVPLPPEQAWEHASDLSRYKDWLTIHRVWRSKLPETLEKGTVVESIVEVKGMPNRVKWEIVHVKAPEAMTLNGAGVGGVKVKLIGKVRANAKDANKSVVTMDVHLGGAALFGPIGMVVAGALKGDIKESLDRFVDVFAPS; translated from the coding sequence ATGGCGAAACTCTCTGTATCCGTAGACGTTCCGTTACCGCCCGAGCAGGCGTGGGAGCACGCCTCCGACCTCTCGCGCTACAAGGACTGGCTGACGATCCACCGGGTGTGGCGCTCCAAGCTGCCCGAGACCCTGGAAAAAGGCACCGTCGTGGAATCCATCGTCGAGGTCAAGGGCATGCCCAACCGGGTCAAGTGGGAGATCGTGCACGTCAAGGCCCCGGAGGCCATGACGCTCAACGGCGCCGGTGTGGGCGGGGTCAAGGTCAAGCTGATCGGCAAGGTGCGGGCGAACGCTAAAGACGCCAACAAATCGGTGGTGACCATGGACGTCCACCTGGGCGGCGCTGCACTGTTCGGCCCGATCGGCATGGTCGTGGCCGGCGCGCTGAAGGGCGACATCAAGGAGTCGCTGGACCGCTTTGTGGACGTCTTTGCTCCGTCCTAG